A part of Patescibacteria group bacterium genomic DNA contains:
- a CDS encoding helix-turn-helix transcriptional regulator gives MNKNNYLYKLQKNKEYKKLLKEEKDLLDIALQISQTRRKRKITQVQLAKRAGMPQSQIARIESGNHNVTIGTLNRVAGALNLRVVVGE, from the coding sequence ATGAATAAGAATAACTATCTCTACAAATTGCAAAAAAATAAGGAGTATAAGAAACTTCTTAAAGAAGAGAAGGATCTACTTGATATTGCTTTGCAGATTTCCCAAACACGAAGGAAGCGTAAAATTACTCAGGTGCAATTGGCAAAAAGAGCTGGCATGCCCCAAAGTCAAATTGCAAGAATTGAAAGTGGGAATCATAACGTGACTATCGGGACTCTAAATAGGGTTGCGGGTGCATTGAACTTACGAGTGGTTGTTGGAGAGTAG